From the Anopheles merus strain MAF chromosome 2L, AmerM5.1, whole genome shotgun sequence genome, the window GGTTTAAGAAAGGAAGTAAAGAAAAACGAGTATAATTATTCTTGCCCTGACTGCTGCACGCGCCCGTGAAAAGCGTCTTTGACTGAAAAGCTATCCCAGGGGTAAGCAGTCGGCAAGCTTGTGGTATAAATGATTAAACTTCTttccaaacagcaaacagttCCACCGAAAAGCGCACAGGGGATATAACTTATCAACAGTTGGGAAAGGGTTTGCATACGTAGCGCAAAGTAACAAAGAGGCGGTTATATCGTTAGTACATTAGTTAAAACAATCTGCTCGCTAGTCTGATCTTCGCCAACGTCACTTTGCTGAgcggaaacaaaacaagctaCCTATTGTATATATGTAGAATAACATCGGATGCTAATAAAATTACATGATGCATTTGTGCCGAATTGATGGCAAATAGCATCATCGAACCACGCTGGCACAACACGCGCTTCAGCGcgaatgtgtctgtgtgtgagctTCCGACTAACCGTCATTCCAGTTTACATCGTAAACAAATGGCCTCCTTCCTGGCACGAAACTTtcctatccccccccccccccccctctgtcCTTCATTTGCTAGACTCGCGAGTATGAAAACACCACCATTTGCGAGCATTGGAGCGGTTAGAGGGCATGGATGCAAACCGCAAAGTCTGTTCGTTTGTTAACGTTCCGAGCGCGAACAGTCCGGGCCGATGGGCAGCTCGGCATTTAAGGTaagtggtaataataatttcgCTACTAACTTTACACCATTTTGCTACTCCTTTTTCTCATCCTCCTGCACGCTCTTTTTGTGTAAAACCACAAAAGATCAGGAACGGAAAAATCGATCATTCCCTATCCACTAGAGTACGTTTGCATGTGGTTTGTGTTTCTGTTTAGCGTAGCATCATAATAGTCTGTTTGTCTTCTGTCTAAGGTGTATATGCACGGGTGGTTTgtgactttgtttttttttttttactagaaTATACAATATACTCTAATGAACAAGCGCGGGCTGCCTCGCACGCATAAACGAGTTCCGGAGAGTATCTGGCACACCGGTTGCCGGTGTTTAAATTGGACTATTAACTGTaaatcacactcacacaatcaATCCCGCGCCATCGTTACTGTCAAAGAGGGTTCCAATTTGCTACACTGTACATTCGTATAAGAGCATTTATATGTGATTTTCATTCTTCACTCTTTTGCTAGTGTAACTAGTATCATTTCATCGCATGAAAGTGTGACCTCGGATACAATTAAGCTAGGTGGCTGCTTCACGCCGTCGCGCACGTGTTGGGGTAACAACAATTCTCAACGCTGCAAACGGATATATGCTGCGCGGGTAAGAGTAACTTATTTTCAAACATAAGTGTCAGTACTGTTTCTTGTCGGCAATGAAACAGTAGATGTCAGTAGATGTATTTGGGGGGCCATCGGGGCACTACTAATCACGGGCAGTCGGAACGAAAGTTTAGAGTATTGTATAGCTCCGGATTGTAAAATCAATTACTCGTTTTCTCTTTAATTTCTCGCCCTCCTTCTCTCTTACCGTGCTGAGCAATGGGGAAAATGTATGCTAAAATTACTAATGTAGTTGTAACATCTTATAACATAGCTTTGCTTTTTCTAAAATCAAAAGCAAGCGCTTTCAACGCAACTCGTCACTCAATAACTGTGTGTAATCCATATAACGATTAATGTGTTCATGATGCTACGGTATGTATACatatataatatttaaaaagaaaacaaacaaacaatgatAAAATTTGTAAACTGCTACCCAAGCATTCTACTACGGTCTAAAAAGCTTTATAAgcgataaaaaagaagaagaagaaaaacaagttTAAACTGTGCTTGTGTGTTAATCACCTAGTAACATTATCTAGAGCAGGGACAGTGTAGTATCCCTTCACAGAACAATCCTTCGCTCGCAAACAGTGTCGTTGGGAGCAAGTGTGTCGTTAAAATTATATCCTCACTATTAGCCTGAATTCCCGGAGCACGCACGGTTAAGCATATATTGCGTGTAAATTGAGCTAGAAAAAGACTGCTAACGCGTGAACGCATGTTGAACAATGTGGTACTCACTGTTCGGTGCCTCCACCCCGTCCCGTTTGGAAATAGGAAAGGTATTAGTAATAACACGATATACTGTTTCCATTAATTCAAAAAAGGTCTACTAGTGTTCTCATCGTTGAGCGATTGGGGATTATGTTTTAAAGCAGAGTAGAATGgaaaacaagacaaaaaaaacctctgtTCAGCAACGCATTCTTTTTAACGTATTTAAGGCATTTCACAATCGTGCCAGTCCATCTTGGCGATTCAGTATCGGAGCACAGTTTCATTCATCCTTTTCCCTTCCTTCCAAATTGTCTTTCTCTATCGAAACTAGCACACAacaataatcataaaaaaaagctgATTACCTTAACCGATTCTAAATTAACGTTATTCACAGATCAGTCCATGATCCTTTCTATGCAGGAATTAAACATTAACCAAAAAGCAAAATGTTTAAACACATTTCTTAGCAAAAACTacacgggggaaaaaaaagaaccaaactCATTTCTCGACAGCTCGAGCTGATCGCTTTTCAACCGGTTTTGCAATATGTAAAAATACAACAGAACAAAATTTCTTTAAGCAAACCCTATCGCGGCAGCTAATGCTCTCCCCCACAGGAGGCTCCTAGTATAGGTACGGCAACTTTCGCCgtaaatctctctctctctctctctctttttagcGAGTAAGGAGAGACGGAGAAAGAACGAGTTGTGAAACAGACTGAACTGATGTAACTTACACTACGTTCGGTTGGCAACGTTCGACGTCCGAACGTCTCAAATCCGCAATTGATTCGTCattagcattaaaaaaaaaaaacaaacaaacccactcccccaaacacacacacagacagtatTGGATTGTATCCTACAGATATGGTCTGGCTTGGGCGGCCGCCACTATTGCTGCCACTAGCCGCATTCCCGCCAGCTCCCTGTGTTATATGCCATTCTCGTCGATCACCGACTTGAGGCGCTGCTCCAGCTCGCGCATATCATCCGCAATGTCGTACGCATCCTCGCAGCTGCTACCCTTGCTGGTGTTGAGGCTGCTCAGCAGCGGATCGTTAGCGCCGGCCTGATCCAGCCCGACGACGCCCGACATCGGTTTGAGGCTGGGCAGCTCGAGCAGATTGTTCCACAGCGATGCAGCCGACTGGTCGACGTGAAGCGATACACCTCCATCGGAGCCACCGGCAGACGATACGACCGACGGGGACGATGAGGCCGTCACGGAGGTAAGAATTGCCGAGGACGTAATACCCGCCACGGAAGATGATTGAAtcttgaatgaaaaaaaggtaattagtaaaatgaatgttttagCCGGCTTTTTTCGTTGACCACAAACTATCAAAGTGCTGGAGAAAAACAACTCACCCTTAGGTCGTTCAGTTCTTTGAATGTGTTCATTTTGCGTTGATCATCGCTAGCCACACGGTCGCTCAAGCAGCTTGGCGATGCCGGTTGGCTGCTAGTGATCAGTTCGTGATAGCGGGCAACATCGCCGAGCGTGTCGCTAGCCCCCGGTGCGGCACCCTTGCCTGGCTGGCCCAGGAAACCTTGCTGTTGGCCGCTGCCCGAGTCGATCAGCATTTTCGGCAGCTTGTAGTGCTCGGAGGAGCGTATAAAGGTGGAAGCAGCCGACGCGAACGGCATCCCGGGGTAACCGGCCGTGCCGTTGCTGCGCCCGTTCGCGTTGCAGCTCGCGTCCTGATCGTGCGTGTCGTCTGGCGACGATTTGAAGCTGGACAGCTCCAGCAGATTGTTCCACATGGACGTGCCGCCGTTGGGACCGCCGGTGCCGCCTATTACCATCGGCGGTGTCGTGCAGACGGAAGACTCCGATGTCACCGACATGATCATGCCGGGCGATGGTATGCCCGATAGCGATGACTGCGGACTCTAGATGGGGAGGAATGACAACCGAAATCATTAAATGTATTACGCAAAGGACGGACGAAAAATTACAAATGTACCTTAAGATCGTTCAGCTTGCGCTGATCTTCGGCGGGTGATAGTGCTGATCCAGCACTGCCACCCAACCGTTCACCCAAACTTCCTCCattgcatcgatctcccgcCTTCGCCAGCAGGTGCTGCTGTTGAGCATGCTGCTGTTGGGGAGAATCGCTTCGctccgtcatcatcatcaccgtgtTGGTCATCATGGAGTGGTAGTgttgcggcggcggctgctgctgctgcccgtaaTGGCCACCGGTAAGCCCACCCTGCGAAACCAATGATTGTAGCAGGAAATCCTGCTCTACACAGCCACTGTTGTTAACATTGCCGGACGGTGCTGCGACTGGGTCGCAGCAATCGGCCATGCCGCCGGCCGGATCGTACTCTAGCGTCTTCTTATCCGCGCGCAACAGATCAAAGTCCAGTGTGTTGTTGTTCGGTTCGGGCGCCATCTTCGCCAAcacggcagcggcggcggagGAAGATGATGGATGGTGCGgatgttgatgctgctgctgctgctgctgatggtgatggtgtacATGATATGGAAGGTGTGACGACGGTTGCTGCATCGAATGCTTGTGGTTTTGCGGCATCGACGGAGTGCCACTGCCAGGGTAGAACGGCGAGGAGGCGGACGAGCTACCGTTTCCGCCGCCGGTCGGCGAAGGATTGTCGCCAAGCGAGGAGGAAGACGTAGTGGACCACAGACCtgcccgctgctgctggtgaccTCTCGGGTGACCTCCTCGTGGCGTCAGCCCCAAGTCGATGCGTTCCGTACCGATCGGGTTCATGCGCGAGATCGGCCCGTACGGGGCGGCATTGTTACACTCCTGCTCCGCCACAATCAGTGCATCATCGTCCGCTAGCAGCGAATCGGACCGGATGAACATGTCCTTGCTGGTGGCGAGGGCCGGGTTCGGCATGCCGATATCGTTCAGATGTTGGTTCATCAGCTGCTGGTTGTACGATTTCTTCGTACCACTGCCCGCCACCGTGCCGAGTGTGTCGAAGAACGTCTTGGCCAGGTAGCCGGCCGGTGGCTCACCACCGACGGACGGGCGCGACGACGGTTGATACGCTCCAGGCGGCCCGTGGTGCAGATGGTGATgcggatggtggtgatggggcGGCGCGTGATTGTGCTGATAGCCCGGCTGAGACCCGTTGTAGCCattgtggtgtggtggtgctggcggTGCCACCTGTCCGGGAGAGCTTTTGCCCAACGTTTCCGGGCCACCCATTCCGGGCAGCCCTGGGGAAGATAGATACGGGGGCGGTGGCAGCGGCCCATTACGTCCGCCCGAGTACGGTGGGCCGGCGGCGGACGGCGGTATCGGCGGTGGCATTCCATGGCCATGCTGCGACGGTACCAAATGCGGTCCCCGATTGccctgctgatgctgcttctCCTTGAAGTCACGCCCCTGCGGGCCCAGCTTTTGATGATGATAGTTCTGCTGCTGACCCCCCTGGTGCTGCATTCCGCCCATATACTTCGAGCCCATTGTGCCGGTTGTGGGCGCATTGGGGTGTCCATTTTTGGGACTACCACCAGCtccgtatggtgctgcaccggTCGAATGATGGAGGGATGCTGGTCCTCCATGTCCTCCGATTCCATAGCTGCCACCACCGGACTGCTGCTGATGGCTGCCGGGGCCCACCTTCCCGTGGTGTTGTCCCCCGCCcaggtgatgatggtggggCGGAGTGGCGAAATTATCCGAGCCGGCATAGTTCGGCGGAGGCCGTCGTGACTGCGCAGGATGGTTATGGCCGTGGTGATGTGGTGGACCGTGCTGAGGTCCATGCTCCACGCCATGTTTACCACCCTCCGGGTATTCACCCGGACCGAAGTACGGCGGatggtgcagcgagtttggCAACGGgctgtgatggtggtgatgcgGTTCCATCTGATGCCCGCCAGGACCGTGTCCTGCGCCTCCTGGCTGTCCGGAAGGTGGATAACCACCCGAGTGATGACTTCCATTAGCAGCGCCATCATGATGCATGCCAGGATGAGTCGGAGGTACTGGACCACCCGGTCCACCGGGGTGATAGTTGCTGCCACCGTTAGCACTAGCTCCACCTGCCCCCGGACCCATGTGTGGTGGTGGACGGAATCTCATCGCTTGGGGTGAATTGTGCTGCATTCCACCACCCTGTGAGGAAGGACCAGCTCCACCACCGGGACCACTGTTGGAATGATGGGGCGGTCCACGATTAGAGTAGCCACCGCCATTACCAGCAGCATGTGGATAGTGACCGGCTGTCGTACTACCCCCACCAACAGAGTAGCCTCCACGGCCACCTCCATTCATTGACATCGAGCCTCCTCCACTGAAGGATCCGGATGGATGAGGACCTCCGGCCCCATTAACACCGCCACTGGCTGCTGCTCCCGAGCCAATGCTGCCGCTTGCACCGTGTGGTTTATCCATCATTCGATGGCCATGTTGACTTCCTGCACTGTCTCTGttacctcctcctccaccactGACGGATGATGATTTGTGATAGCGCACTGGCGACGATGCTTCCTCTCCGGATGAATGGTAACCGTGCGAGGAGGACGAGCTTTGATGCATGCTGCCACTCGCACCATCCCCATTACTTCCGCTACCACCCGAGTGTCCGTGATAGTCCACCGTCGAACGCGCACGACTTGCCCCTCCTGTCTggcctgctcctcctcctccaccacctctatctctatctccaCCTCCTCCCCCTGTGCTACTCAAATGATGGTCTTTACCATTCGGTACCATCCGCAGACTGGCcgtcgcgctgctgctgctgccgtggcTCTTGCGCAGCTTCGTCCGATACTTCTCCAGCTCCTCGTCCGAATGGGCAAACGTACAATTCGGGCCACGCGGACACGTGCCCCGGTTGTTCAGATCCCGGCACAGGCTGATCTTGTAGTTGCGGTTGTGCGCCAGATGGCCCGCCTCCTGCAGCTTCCGATTGCCATGGTGCTGCACAAAGTCTACCAGCCCGGCGACGACCCGCTTCACCGCCTGCAGCGCGGCCGCACACTCTGCCCAGCTCGGCACGAGGTTCTCGCTGTTGTAATCGATCGCGGCCAGATGCTTCAGCTGTACCCGCAACCCGGACAGGTTGGCCGGATCGCCCGTGCGCTGCAGCGCAATGATCAGCTCCTGCACCGACTGCACGAACGACTGCGGCGTCTGCAGCTTGTCGTTGATGCTTTGCATGTGCGACTTGTGGGCCGTGTCGCCGTACAGCAGCGACGACCACTGGTCCGGCGCAATGCGCAGCCCGGCCTCCGTCGCGATCTGCACGATCTGGGCGTCGTGCTCGCGGCGCAGCGCCTCGTACGTGCGGAACTCCTCCTTGAGCTGCATCAGCGACGAGTCGCCCTCGCGCTTCGACACCTTAAAGCAGCTCGCCCGGTACAGCAGCTGCACCACGTGGCCGATGCTCGTTTTGGACGCCTGGGAAAAGTGCGGCTCGAGCCGCTGCACCACAAACATTACCAGCACCTTGCGCGACAGGGCCGACCCGTCCTCGAGCGCTAGCAGCACCAGCTTCAGCACCTCCTCCTGCATGGCCGGCCCGAGAAACTGGCATCCGCGGGCCCGCACCGCCGCCCACAGGTTCGTGCTGAGCTGCTGCGGGTTCTGATGGTGCAGGATCAGCTCCATGACCGTGCGCTCGCCGAGCGAGCGGGCGGCACGGAGCGACCGGGCCCGGCCCTCGTCCTCGATCAGCTGACAGTTGACCAGTATCACCAGCTTGCGCTGCATCTGTCGCGACAGCAGGCTGGCGCCCGAGGGCCCCGAAGAGCCTCCGCTAACGTTGCCGCTCCCACCCGCCACCGAGCCGCTGCCGGCCGACGGGCAGGGCTTCAGGTACAGCGCCAGCTCCTCGATGCATCCCTTGGCCGATTTGTAGTACTGCAGGTTCTCGGGGCTGAGGCTCTGGACGCTCGTCGAGTTGAGGTCGGGGTCGGCGATGGTGCCGGCGGACGCATTGGCGCCGGGCGAAGCGTTTACACCACCGGAGGAAGAAGTCGAGCTGTTGCAGCTGTTGGTTTTATTACCATCGCTGCTggcactactactactgctgctactgctgctactgctactgctgctgctgctactactacagctgctactgctgcttgcGCTGCTATTGCTCCCGCAAACAGCGCCCTGCGAGCTTCCTCCTCCCGGTGATGCAGTGCCACCATTGTTGGTAGAATTGTTGGTACTACCTGCCCCActgcctcctcctcctcctgctgctgctgctccgcctTTCGTACCGTATGCCGGTGCGGACGAAGCTCCTGGTGTACTGACCAACTGCAGTAATGCATTATTAATCGGTAGATAATCTAAATCAGTCGAAATAACAGTCTGTGCGGtagaacgagagagaaagcgagaaaaCAAAGAATTAGATGTAATTTGATTTCAATAGATAAAGGTCCTATAAGTCTGAGGTAAGCCTTGGAGAGttggagtgatccggagtcggagtcttCCTGAGATAGAATCATTCGGAGGCAGAATCTTCCGGAGTTTAAGTCTCCTGGGTTTGGAATTATGCcgattcggagtcgtccggagtcagagTCGACTGGAGTCAAAGTCGTTCAGAGTGTGAATCTGTCGGCATCGAAGACTTCCAGAGTCGTAAGCGGTCGGAACCGATTAGTTTTAGACGACTCCAATCAACTACGGAACTAATAATAATCGGAACCGGTTCTGACCCTTAGGTGCACTTCAGAAAGCACATCAATACTTAGAATTTCAAACTTCAACATTCCATTTAAAATCCCCATAAAGACACCATTCGATCGTAAAGGACTCGTTGCTACTTCATAATAAAACATGCtcaataaaattggaattaCAGCAGAGCGTCTGATCGATTCCGATCCAGCATCGTTTTCCAACAGGACACAGGACCTTTTAATGCATACATATCCGGATGCATGGTCGTTTATAGCGTATGAATTTCCAAAAGCATTCATTATGGATGAGAATTTTCCCTCAGAAAAAAGCACGATAGATGCTATTATATCGGAAATCAAACCCCTTTGCTGGTGTGAGTGGTGTGCATAGCACTTcacacaaaagcacaaaaagTGGTTGACATCCGTTACCAATTCAAGTACCGTGAAGAATGCAACAAACCTCCCGCTTACAGTCAGAAGCAGCCTCCATTCGGTTAGCGAGCATGTTCGTATGTTCTTACGACTTACGGATGCGATTTATCGTCTCAATACGGTTTCATCCATTTGGGACAAAACGCTCTGCTGgggaaaacaaacaccacCTCTCACCATTTCCAGCTCGCGTACAAACATCCAGTACCATTTCAACAAGGATTTGGATTTAttgtcgcgcgcgcgcgtatgtgtgtgtacgtgaaTCTCCCAGACACACCACCCAACACAGCAACACGCAAAAGGCATTGGGAGGCTAAATCGAACGCTTATCTTTGCGCAACAGCAACCGTGCACGTGGTGCAGCAAAGCGTACAGTACAGGACGATATTTCCCCCTGTTTGTACAGTACATAATAtggcagcgaaaaaaaaaggcacaaaggTCTCACTCCAAACCAAAACACTCTTCTGGTTGGTTCAAGAATCTTCTCCCGTGACGTGTCTCGAGTTTCGTATTTATTATTACTTTCCGccacgacagcagcagcagtaagaAGCATAACTACTGGCAGCATACAATGTGCGCGTAACCACAAGCTATCGGTACCGGCGGTATCGTAAACCTTCGCACAGTGTGCCCATGTGTCTTACAACCACATTGCGCAGTAccacagcacaacaacacTCACTACGGCCAATGTGGCCACAtcttttcccatcgcttcctCCATCGCAGCGAAGCATCGCTGCGGAAAATCATAAACGTAATATAAACTTATTCATATTAAGCGATACAAATCCATTTGGTCCgttgttttgttcttgtaTTTTTGCCAAGCATCGTTGCCTTGCGCTGCCTTTCCTTCGTGTTACgcggtgtttgtttttatacaTCTCGCGTCATAACAGCGTACCACACCATGGGTAATACAACTACACGGGTAACTGTTTTCTATGATGATGCACCACACACCGATTATATGGTGGACAGGCGCTTCGAGTACGTCACCGGAAGCGTAATTGTGATTGAACGAAACGGAAAAAGGAACAGCGCACCAGCGAAAGCATACGGAACATGAATTTACCATTTATCTGATTGTAACTataaccacacatacacatacacagtaACAGGATTGCGTTACATAcgtgtttcattttattaagcAAATTTATAATCTAGTTGATGCAAGAAGAATAAATTTCTGTGGATTTTTATTCCCAAAATTTACCCCACAAacaggaaaggaaaaataaatatgaaaaaaacaaagttaaTCCCTCTTCAAACTCCCGCTGACGCCAAAATTTCAAGCGCGCAACGAGGTAAATAGTTTAACGCAAAAGGACAAACCCAAAAACGGACACGCTTCATCTGTGTCGTCACAGCGATCAGATCTCTGATGCGTGTATGCTAAATAatacaaacataaacacacccACAGCTGGGAACTGGGGACAGACAGTAAAGTGGAAAATCTCCGCACTTTCCCC encodes:
- the LOC121592480 gene encoding hornerin, which codes for MPIQAPQWTEFLSCPVCCNEFAANLRPPISLGCGHTICRTCLATLHHRQCPFDQTVISTDLDYLPINNALLQLVSTPGASSAPAYGTKGGAAAAGGGGGSGAGSTNNSTNNGGTASPGGGSSQGAVCGSNSSASSSSSCSSSSSSSSSSSSSSSSSSASSDGNKTNSCNSSTSSSGGVNASPGANASAGTIADPDLNSTSVQSLSPENLQYYKSAKGCIEELALYLKPCPSAGSGSVAGGSGNVSGGSSGPSGASLLSRQMQRKLVILVNCQLIEDEGRARSLRAARSLGERTVMELILHHQNPQQLSTNLWAAVRARGCQFLGPAMQEEVLKLVLLALEDGSALSRKVLVMFVVQRLEPHFSQASKTSIGHVVQLLYRASCFKVSKREGDSSLMQLKEEFRTYEALRREHDAQIVQIATEAGLRIAPDQWSSLLYGDTAHKSHMQSINDKLQTPQSFVQSVQELIIALQRTGDPANLSGLRVQLKHLAAIDYNSENLVPSWAECAAALQAVKRVVAGLVDFVQHHGNRKLQEAGHLAHNRNYKISLCRDLNNRGTCPRGPNCTFAHSDEELEKYRTKLRKSHGSSSSATASLRMVPNGKDHHLSSTGGGGGDRDRGGGGGGAGQTGGASRARSTVDYHGHSGGSGSNGDGASGSMHQSSSSSHGYHSSGEEASSPVRYHKSSSVSGGGGGNRDSAGSQHGHRMMDKPHGASGSIGSGAAASGGVNGAGGPHPSGSFSGGGSMSMNGGGRGGYSVGGGSTTAGHYPHAAGNGGGYSNRGPPHHSNSGPGGGAGPSSQGGGMQHNSPQAMRFRPPPHMGPGAGGASANGGSNYHPGGPGGPVPPTHPGMHHDGAANGSHHSGGYPPSGQPGGAGHGPGGHQMEPHHHHHSPLPNSLHHPPYFGPGEYPEGGKHGVEHGPQHGPPHHHGHNHPAQSRRPPPNYAGSDNFATPPHHHHLGGGQHHGKVGPGSHQQQSGGGSYGIGGHGGPASLHHSTGAAPYGAGGSPKNGHPNAPTTGTMGSKYMGGMQHQGGQQQNYHHQKLGPQGRDFKEKQHQQGNRGPHLVPSQHGHGMPPPIPPSAAGPPYSGGRNGPLPPPPYLSSPGLPGMGGPETLGKSSPGQVAPPAPPHHNGYNGSQPGYQHNHAPPHHHHPHHHLHHGPPGAYQPSSRPSVGGEPPAGYLAKTFFDTLGTVAGSGTKKSYNQQLMNQHLNDIGMPNPALATSKDMFIRSDSLLADDDALIVAEQECNNAAPYGPISRMNPIGTERIDLGLTPRGGHPRGHQQQRAGLWSTTSSSSLGDNPSPTGGGNGSSSASSPFYPGSGTPSMPQNHKHSMQQPSSHLPYHVHHHHQQQQQQHQHPHHPSSSSAAAAVLAKMAPEPNNNTLDFDLLRADKKTLEYDPAGGMADCCDPVAAPSGNVNNSGCVEQDFLLQSLVSQGGLTGGHYGQQQQPPPQHYHSMMTNTVMMMTERSDSPQQQHAQQQHLLAKAGDRCNGGSLGERLGGSAGSALSPAEDQRKLNDLKSPQSSLSGIPSPGMIMSVTSESSVCTTPPMVIGGTGGPNGGTSMWNNLLELSSFKSSPDDTHDQDASCNANGRSNGTAGYPGMPFASAASTFIRSSEHYKLPKMLIDSGSGQQQGFLGQPGKGAAPGASDTLGDVARYHELITSSQPASPSCLSDRVASDDQRKMNTFKELNDLRIQSSSVAGITSSAILTSVTASSSPSVVSSAGGSDGGVSLHVDQSAASLWNNLLELPSLKPMSGVVGLDQAGANDPLLSSLNTSKGSSCEDAYDIADDMRELEQRLKSVIDENGI